In a genomic window of Phragmites australis chromosome 14, lpPhrAust1.1, whole genome shotgun sequence:
- the LOC133891463 gene encoding calmodulin-binding transcription activator 3-like, protein MAEIHNHSMSNQPPDIPQILLEAQNRWLRPTEICQILSNYKKFSIAPEPPDRPPSGSLFLFDRKILRYFRKDGHNWRKKKDGKTVKEAHEKLKVGSVDVLHCYYAHGQDNENFQRRTYWLLEEGFMNIVLVHYLEVTGGKQSFSRAKEAEEITGLSNADSPACSNSFTSQSQVASQSMDAESPISGQISEYEDAETDNCRASSRYHPFTEMQQPVDGIMMDNLLGASAPSASVNNPGYLGEMRLTTANLNNHFVTHNDIASAFNETGVGLTGGPKTPPNSARFGEPFPEYPGSFMEPTLYSSFATVESNNLDDSSHLQTFMSEALYTNNLTQKEADVLSAAGISSSQAENDSYTDRSMRYPLLKQSSLDLFKIEPDGLKKFDSFSRWMSNELAEVVDLDIKSSSDAFWSSTETVNVADDSSIPINEQLDAYVVSPSLSQDQLFSIIDVSPSWAFNGLKTKVLITGTFLSNKDDAENCRWSCMFGDVEVPAEVLVDGSLRCYTPVHHSGRVPFYVTCSNRLACSEVREFEFRDSEAQYMETSDDLHTAGINEMHLHIRLEKLLSLGSDEYEKYVLSSGSKPELIDTINSLMLDDKLSNLALPTDEKEFSTVRDQNLEKLVKEKLYYWLIHKIRDDGKGPNVLGKEGQGVIHLVAALGYDWAIRPIVAAGVNVNFRDIRGWTALHWAASCGRELAVGALIANGAASGALTDPTPQFPSGRTPADLASENGHKGIAGFLAESALTSHLSALTLKESHGGNAEEICGLAAAEDLVESSSARLACVDSQAESLKDSLGAVRKSTQAAARIFQAFRMESFHRKKVIEYGDDDCGLSDEHTLSLVSLKNAKPGQSDMPVHSAAVRIQNKFRGWKGRKEFMIIRQKIVKIQAHVRGHQVRKSYRKIVWSVGIVEKVILRWRRKRRGLRGFQPEKQLEGPSQIQPAKVEDEYDFLKDGRKQAEGRLQRALARVHSMTQYPEARDQYRRLQNCVTELQESQAVQDRMLSDPTGADGGDFMAELEDLCRDDGDTPLSTIW, encoded by the exons ATGGCGGAGATTCACAATCACTCGATGTCCAACCAGCCCCCAG ATATTCCTCAGATACTGCTGGAAGCTCAGAACCGATGGCTGCGGCCCACCGAAATCTGCCAAATATTGTCAAACTACAAGAAGTTCTCCATTGCGCCCGAGCCACCAGACAGACCTCCAA GTGGTTCGCTGTTTCTGTTTGATCGGAAAATATTAAGATACTTCAGAAAGGATGGGCACAActggagaaagaaaaaggatggaAAGACAGTGAAAGAAGCTCATGAGAAGCTGAAA GTTGGCAGTGTTGATGTACTTCATTGTTATTATGCCCATGGGCAGGATAATGAGAACTTCCAAAGACGGACCTATTGGCTGCTAGAAGA GGGTTTCATGAATATTGTTCTTGTTCACTACCTTGAAGTCACG GGTGGCAAACAAAGTTTCAGTCGTGCTAAAGAAGCTGAAGAGATTACAGGATTATCTAATGCTGATAGTCCTGCATGTTCAAACTCTTTCACTAGTCAGAGCCAGGTAGCCTCCCAATCTATGGATGCTGAAAGCCCAATTAGTGGACAGATTTCGGAATATGAAGATGCTGAAACAG ATAATTGTCGAGCGAGCTCCAGATACCACCCTTTCACTGAGATGCAGCAGCCTGTGGATGGGATCATGATGGATAACTTATTGGGTGCTTCAGCTCCAAGTGCTTCTGTAAATAATCCAG GTTATCTTGGTGAAATGCGGCTTACCACAGCTAACTTAAACAATCATTTTGTCACTCACAATGACATAGCTAGTGCATTCAACGAAACTGGAGTAGGGTTAACTGGCGGTCCCAAAACTCCACCCAATTCAGCGCGGTTTGGTGAAccctttccagaatatccaggTAGCTTCATGGAGCCAACACTCTATTCTTCTTTTGCCACCGTGGAGTCCAACAATCTGGATGATAGTTCGCACTTGCAAACATTTATGTCTGAGGCACTCTACACCAACAACCTCACTCAAAAGGAAGCTGATGTGCTGAGTGCTGCAGGCATATCGTCCTCTCAG GCAGAGAATGATAGTTATACCGATCGAAGTATGAGATATCCACTTTTGAAGCAGTCATCATTAGATCTCTTTAAGATTGAGCCagatggtttgaagaaattcgACAGCTTCTCAAGGTGGATGAGCAACGAACTTGCAGAGGTTGTTGATTTGGATATCAAATCCAGTTCTGATGCTTTCTGGAGTAGTACTGAAACTGTGAATGTTGCTGATGACTCTAGTATACCTATCAACGAGCAGTTAGATGCATATGTAGTCAGCCCTTCACTTTCTCAAGACCAGCTCTTCAGCATTATTGATGTATCTCCAAGCTGGGCATTTAATGGCTTGAAGACTAAG GTCTTAATTACTGGTACATTCTTGTCAAACAAAGATGATGCGGAAAATTGCAGGTGGTCATGTATGTTCGGGGATGTTGAAGTACCTGCTGAAGTTTTAGTAGATGGATCCTTGCGCTGCTATACGCCAGTGCATCATTCTGGACGAGTTCCGTTTTATGTGACATGTTCAAATAGATTAGCTTGTAGTGAAGTGCGAGAATTTGAGTTCCGTGATTCTGAGGCCCAGTATATGGAGACTTCAGATGATCTGCATACTGCTGgcataaatgaaatgcattTACATATCCGTCTTGAGAAGTTACTTTCCTTGGGATCAGATGAATATGAGAAGTATGTTTTGAGTAGTGGAAGTAAGCCTGAGTTGATCGACACTATTAATTCCTTAATGCTTGATGATAAATTGTCCAACCTGGCATTGCCAACTGATGAGAAAGAATTTTCCACTGTACGGGATCAAAATCTTGAGAAACTGGTGAAAGAAAAGCTGTATTATTGGCTCATCCATAAGATACGTGATGATGGAAAAGGTCCGAATGTTCTAGGCAAAGAAGGACAAGGCGTGATTCATTTAGTAGCTGCACTTGGCTATGATTGGGCTATAAGACCAATAGTTGCTGCAGGCGTAAATGTTAACTTCAGGGATATTCGTGGATGGACTGCGCTTCACTGGGCTGCATCTTGTGGAAG GGAGCTGGCAGTTGGTGCCCTGATAGCAAATGGAGCTGCATCTGGTGCTTTGACTGATCCAACACCACAATTCCCATCTGGAAGAACACCTGCTGATTTAGCATCAGAAAACGGACACAAAGGCATTGCCGGTTTTCTTGCAGAGTCTGCTTTGACAAGTCACCTTTCAGCACTTACACTAAAAGAATCACATGGTGGCAATGCAGAAGAAATATGTGGATTAGCAGCAGCTGAAGATCTTGTAGAATCAAGTTCTGCTCGGCTTGCTTGTGTGGATTCTCAGGCAGAGTCATTAAAAGATTCACTTGGTGCGGTTCGTAAATCAACTCAAGCTGCAGCCagaatatttcaagcttttAGGATGGAATCTTTCCACAGAAAGAAAGTAATTGAATATGGAGATGATGACTGTGGATTATCTGATGAACACACGCTTTCGCTTGTTTCTCTTAAAAATGCGAAACCTGGACAGAGTGATATGCCTGTGCATTCTGCTGCAGTTCGTATCCAAAACAAGTTTAGAGGATGGAAAGGAAGGAAGGAGTTCATGATTATCCGACAGAAAATTGTAAAGATACAG GCCCATGTACGTGGACATCAAGTAAGGAAAAGCTATAGGAAGATAGTCTGGTCTGTAGGCATCGTGGAGAAAGTCATACTGAGgtggaggagaaagagaagggGCCTGCGAGGTTTCCAACCTGAGAAACAACTCGAAGGTCCATCGCAGATCCAACCTGCAAAGGTTGAGGACGAATATGATTTCTTGAAGGACGGCAGGAAACAGGCTGAAGGCAGGCTACAAAGAGCACTTGCTCGTGTGCATTCCATGACTCAGTATCCGGAAGCAAGGGACCAATACCGTAGGCTGCAAAACTGTGTTACCGAACTGCAGGAGTCCCAG GCGGTGCAGGATAGGATGCT